A genome region from Geobacter pickeringii includes the following:
- the recR gene encoding recombination mediator RecR, with translation MIRFSRSLTRLLVELQKLPGVGEKTALRLAFHLLKSPDSAGALADSLREVTSRVRFCSTCFGITEDDPCRLCTGPREETSLCVVEEPQDLLAVERTGAFRGRYHVLQGALSPLNGITPSRLRIAELMTRLGEGTVQEVVLATNFSVEGEATALYLARLIKPLGIRVTRLAHGIPTGSDLEYVDAATVQRALEGRNEL, from the coding sequence ATGATACGTTTTTCGAGGTCATTGACCAGGCTCCTTGTCGAGCTGCAGAAACTTCCGGGGGTCGGTGAGAAAACGGCGCTGCGGCTTGCCTTTCATCTCCTGAAATCTCCCGACAGCGCCGGCGCCCTTGCCGACAGTCTGCGCGAGGTGACATCCCGGGTGAGATTCTGTTCGACCTGCTTCGGCATCACCGAGGACGATCCTTGCCGGCTCTGCACCGGGCCACGGGAAGAAACCTCGCTCTGCGTCGTTGAGGAACCCCAGGATCTCCTGGCAGTGGAGCGGACCGGGGCATTCCGGGGGCGCTATCACGTCCTCCAGGGGGCACTGTCCCCCCTGAACGGCATCACGCCGTCCCGCTTGCGAATTGCCGAGCTGATGACGCGGCTCGGGGAGGGGACGGTGCAGGAAGTGGTGCTCGCCACCAACTTCTCGGTGGAGGGGGAGGCAACGGCGCTCTATCTCGCCCGGCTCATCAAGCCGCTCGGGATCCGGGTCACGAGGCTTGCCCACGGCATCCCGACGGGAAGCGATCTGGAGTATGTGGACGCCGCCACGGTGCAGCGGGCGCTGGAGGGGCGGAATGAGCTGTAG
- a CDS encoding ABC transporter ATP-binding protein, which translates to MHHGNAYEDEIVGKAYDRHLMGRFLRYVRPYAGLAMVSLALLPLSAAVRLAQPWLLKVAIDGHIVSGRMEGLPLVAAGFFALIVAESLLTFLEAWLLQYLGQRVMFDLRLELFSHVQRLPVPFFDRTPTGSLVTRLTSDVEVLGEMFAAGIITVVGDILFLAGIIGVMLWMNPTLSLVTFSVLPLLVWVAFTFRVRMRTAFREVRARLATLNTFLAETIGGMAIVQLFNRQATERREFTRLNAAYRDANLPVITWDASLYALVEALSSVAVGLIVWYGGGEIARGALTFGALVAFIQYIEKFFGPIRDLSAKYSIMQGAMAALERIFNLLDTGGDTVAILPPAGDVERQVPAGRPVSTIEFQDVWFAYRDKEYVLRDFTLTVRRGETVALVGETGGGKTTVTRLLSRFYDVNRGSIRFDGTDIRELSLDGLRRRIGVVLQEPYLFSGTVAFNISLGDEGAARRVEEAARLVGADRFIRALPNGYDEEVRERGANLSAGERQLISFARAVAFDPEILVLDEATASVDSASERLIQEGLRGLMAGRTSLVVAHRLSTVRDADRIAVIHRGEKVEEGTHRELLAAGGLYSRLYRLQFKDQERT; encoded by the coding sequence ATGCACCACGGCAACGCCTATGAAGACGAGATAGTCGGCAAGGCCTACGACCGGCACCTCATGGGGAGGTTTCTCCGCTACGTGCGGCCGTACGCCGGCCTCGCCATGGTGTCGCTGGCACTGCTCCCCCTCTCCGCCGCGGTGCGGCTCGCGCAGCCCTGGCTCCTCAAGGTGGCCATCGACGGCCACATCGTCTCCGGACGGATGGAGGGGCTGCCGCTGGTGGCGGCGGGCTTCTTCGCGCTGATCGTGGCGGAATCGCTCCTCACCTTCCTGGAGGCATGGCTCCTCCAGTATCTCGGCCAGCGGGTCATGTTCGATCTCCGCCTGGAGCTCTTCTCCCACGTCCAGCGGCTCCCGGTGCCGTTCTTCGACCGGACCCCCACCGGCAGCCTCGTGACGCGACTCACCAGCGACGTGGAGGTTCTCGGCGAGATGTTTGCCGCCGGCATCATCACCGTAGTGGGGGACATCCTCTTCCTCGCCGGCATCATCGGCGTCATGCTCTGGATGAACCCCACCCTCTCCCTCGTCACCTTCTCGGTCCTGCCGCTCCTCGTCTGGGTCGCCTTCACCTTCCGGGTGAGGATGCGGACGGCGTTTCGGGAGGTCCGCGCCCGCCTGGCAACCCTCAACACCTTCCTAGCGGAGACCATTGGCGGCATGGCCATCGTGCAGCTCTTCAACCGCCAGGCCACCGAGCGCCGGGAGTTCACCCGGCTCAACGCCGCCTACCGCGACGCCAATTTGCCGGTCATCACCTGGGATGCCTCGCTCTACGCCCTGGTGGAGGCCCTCTCCTCGGTGGCGGTGGGGCTCATCGTCTGGTACGGCGGCGGCGAGATCGCCCGGGGGGCACTCACCTTCGGCGCCCTGGTCGCCTTCATCCAGTACATCGAAAAGTTTTTCGGCCCCATCCGGGATCTCTCCGCCAAGTATTCGATCATGCAGGGGGCGATGGCGGCGCTGGAGCGGATCTTCAACCTCCTCGACACGGGAGGAGACACCGTCGCCATTCTGCCGCCGGCGGGGGACGTGGAACGGCAGGTTCCCGCCGGCCGGCCGGTCTCTACGATCGAATTCCAGGACGTCTGGTTCGCCTACCGGGACAAGGAGTATGTCCTGCGCGATTTCACCCTCACGGTGCGGCGGGGGGAGACGGTGGCCCTTGTCGGTGAGACCGGCGGGGGGAAAACCACGGTTACCCGCCTCCTCTCCCGCTTTTACGACGTGAACCGCGGGAGCATCCGGTTTGACGGCACGGACATCCGGGAACTCTCGCTGGACGGGCTTCGCCGACGGATCGGGGTCGTCCTCCAGGAGCCGTACCTCTTCAGCGGAACGGTTGCCTTCAATATCTCCCTCGGCGACGAGGGGGCCGCGCGCCGGGTCGAGGAGGCCGCCCGCCTCGTCGGGGCCGACCGCTTCATCCGGGCGCTCCCCAACGGCTACGACGAAGAGGTGCGGGAGCGGGGGGCAAACCTCTCCGCCGGGGAGCGCCAGCTCATCTCCTTTGCCCGCGCCGTCGCCTTCGATCCCGAGATCCTCGTCCTCGACGAGGCGACCGCCAGTGTCGATTCGGCCAGCGAGCGGCTGATCCAGGAGGGGTTACGGGGGCTCATGGCCGGCAGGACTTCCCTGGTGGTTGCCCACCGGCTCTCCACGGTCCGGGATGCGGACCGGATCGCCGTCATCCACCGGGGGGAGAAGGTCGAGGAGGGGACCCACCGGGAGCTGCTGGCCGCCGGCGGGCTGTACAGCCGGCTCTATCGGCTGCAATTCAAGGATCAGGAGCGGACATGA
- a CDS encoding YbaB/EbfC family nucleoid-associated protein encodes MSKGLAGIMKQAQMMQQKMAKLQEEAANRTAEATAGGGAVVAVVSGKNQLLSLTIKKEAVDPEDVEMLQDLVMAAVNEALKKVQSQFSDEMGKITGGLNIPGLF; translated from the coding sequence ATGTCCAAAGGTTTGGCAGGTATCATGAAGCAGGCCCAGATGATGCAACAGAAGATGGCAAAGCTCCAGGAAGAAGCGGCGAACCGCACCGCTGAGGCCACCGCCGGCGGCGGCGCCGTGGTTGCCGTGGTAAGCGGCAAGAACCAGCTTCTCTCCCTTACCATCAAGAAGGAGGCGGTGGATCCGGAAGATGTGGAGATGCTCCAGGATCTCGTCATGGCGGCGGTGAACGAGGCGCTGAAAAAGGTCCAGTCCCAGTTTTCCGACGAGATGGGGAAGATCACGGGCGGGCTGAATATCCCCGGTCTCTTCTGA
- a CDS encoding roadblock/LC7 domain-containing protein has protein sequence MAYPQMVMYDEEFKQINFVIDKLLREANAKVIFLVDKNGQLISGVGETDRFDTTSLASLTAGNIAATGGLAKLIGEKEFSILFHEGEKDNLHISIVGGRVILVVIFDSRSSLGLVRLRVKKASEELTGIFDRLMRKAEEKERSGVPEFPFAEITDDDIDNLFS, from the coding sequence ATGGCTTATCCTCAGATGGTGATGTACGATGAGGAGTTCAAGCAGATTAACTTCGTGATCGATAAACTCCTCCGGGAAGCCAACGCCAAGGTGATCTTCCTGGTCGACAAGAACGGCCAGCTCATCTCCGGCGTCGGCGAGACGGACCGGTTCGACACGACGTCGCTTGCCTCCCTCACCGCCGGGAATATTGCCGCCACCGGCGGCCTCGCCAAGCTGATCGGCGAAAAGGAGTTCTCCATCCTCTTCCACGAGGGGGAGAAGGACAACCTCCACATCTCCATCGTCGGCGGCCGGGTGATCCTGGTGGTCATCTTCGACAGCCGCTCGTCCCTGGGGCTGGTGCGGTTGCGGGTAAAAAAGGCCTCGGAAGAGCTGACCGGCATCTTCGACCGGCTCATGCGCAAGGCCGAAGAGAAGGAGCGGAGCGGGGTGCCGGAGTTCCCCTTCGCCGAGATCACCGACGACGATATCGACAACCTGTTCAGCTAG
- the nifJ gene encoding pyruvate:ferredoxin (flavodoxin) oxidoreductase — MSRKMVTIDGNTAAAHVAHATNEVIAIYPITPSSVMGEISDIKSAMGEKNIWGTVPSVVEMQSEGGAAGAVHGALQAGALTTTFTASQGLLLMIPNMFKIAGELTSTVFHVSARAIAAQALSIFGDHSDVMSCRSTGWAMLCSNNVQEVMDFALIAQAATLRARVPFLHFFDGFRTSHEVQKVEELTFDDMRAMIDDALVAAHKGRALSPDFPVMRGTAQNPDVYFQGRETVNPYYPATLGIVQEEMDKFATLAGRQYRLVDYVGAPDAERVVVIMGSGADTIQETVETLVAKGEKVGLVKIRLFRPFPVDAFAAALPATVKKIAVLDRTKEPGSLGEPLYLDVRTAIGEAMADGKTSFAGYPAIVGGRYGLGSKEFTPAHAKAVFDNLKDDRPKNHFVVGITEDVTDASLSVDPAFKNPAEGIYSAMFFGLGSDGTVGANKNSIKIIGERTDNNAQAYFVYDSKKAGTITTSHLRFGKKAIRSPYLVDQADFVACHNFSFLEKYDMLSKAKEGATFLLCSPFDKDEVWDRMPVEVQQQIIDKKLKLYVINAIKVAEELGLGARINVIMQTAFFRISGIIPLETALDSIKDAIKKSYGKAGEKVVEMNNKAVDAALENIFEVAVPAAATSALKKPPVVGAHAPEFVKDVTATIIAGYGDDVPVSKMPADGTFPTATSQYEKRNIAVEIPVWDESLCIQCGICSFVCPHATIRMKAYDPASLAKAPATFKAVDAKGAEYKGMKFSLQVAPEDCTGCGACVHNCPAKSKEDPNHKAINMQFQPPLREQEAKNWDFFLTLPETDLALLKLDSLKGSQLVRPLFEFSGACAGCGETPYLKLMSQLFGDRALIANATGCTSIYGGNLPTTPWAKRADGRGPAWSNSLFEDNAEFGFGMRLTVDKFNEQALELLDQLLECGCKSCDSFRGVMAEIKTADQSTQAGVEAQRERVAGLKKALADCPEPAAKRLLTLADYLVKKSVWCIGGDGWAYDIGYGGLDHVIASGRNVNLLVLDTEVYSNTGGQASKSTPLGAVAQFAAGGKAMPKKDLGMIAMAYGTVYVAKVSLANPAQCIKAFLEAEAFDGPSLIIAYAHCIAHGINMTTAVDEQKKAVSSGHWTLFRYNPDLACKGQNPLQLDSKAPSISFEEYALSENRYRVLKKSNPKAAAALMAQASEWNARRFELYEKMAQMTFSVCPAEKK, encoded by the coding sequence ATGAGCAGAAAAATGGTAACGATCGATGGCAACACCGCCGCCGCCCACGTGGCCCACGCCACCAACGAGGTGATCGCCATCTACCCCATCACCCCTTCATCGGTCATGGGCGAGATTTCCGACATCAAGAGCGCCATGGGCGAGAAGAACATCTGGGGGACGGTCCCTTCGGTAGTCGAGATGCAGTCCGAGGGGGGGGCCGCCGGCGCCGTCCACGGCGCACTCCAGGCAGGAGCCCTCACCACCACCTTCACCGCGAGCCAGGGGCTCCTCCTCATGATCCCCAACATGTTCAAGATCGCCGGCGAGCTGACCTCCACGGTCTTCCACGTCTCGGCCCGCGCCATTGCGGCCCAGGCACTCTCCATCTTCGGCGACCACTCCGACGTCATGTCCTGCCGTTCCACCGGCTGGGCCATGCTCTGTTCCAACAACGTCCAGGAGGTCATGGACTTTGCCCTCATCGCCCAGGCGGCGACGCTGCGCGCCCGGGTGCCGTTCCTCCACTTCTTCGACGGGTTCCGGACCTCCCATGAGGTGCAGAAGGTGGAAGAGCTCACCTTCGACGACATGCGCGCCATGATCGACGATGCCCTCGTTGCAGCCCACAAGGGGCGCGCCCTCTCCCCGGATTTTCCGGTGATGCGCGGCACCGCCCAGAACCCCGACGTCTACTTCCAGGGGCGCGAGACGGTGAACCCCTACTACCCCGCCACCCTCGGCATCGTGCAGGAGGAGATGGACAAGTTCGCCACGCTGGCCGGCCGCCAGTACCGGCTGGTGGATTACGTGGGGGCTCCCGACGCCGAGCGGGTCGTCGTCATCATGGGCTCCGGCGCCGACACCATCCAGGAGACGGTTGAGACCCTGGTGGCCAAAGGGGAGAAGGTCGGCCTCGTCAAGATCCGCCTGTTCCGGCCGTTCCCGGTGGATGCCTTCGCCGCGGCCCTTCCCGCCACCGTCAAGAAGATTGCTGTCCTCGACCGGACCAAGGAGCCCGGCTCCCTCGGCGAGCCCCTCTATCTCGACGTCCGCACCGCCATTGGCGAGGCGATGGCCGACGGGAAGACCTCCTTCGCCGGCTACCCGGCCATCGTCGGCGGCCGCTACGGCCTCGGCTCCAAGGAGTTCACCCCTGCCCACGCCAAGGCGGTCTTCGACAACCTGAAGGACGACCGGCCGAAGAACCACTTCGTGGTCGGCATCACCGAGGATGTCACCGACGCGAGCCTTTCCGTCGACCCGGCGTTCAAGAACCCGGCCGAGGGGATCTACTCTGCCATGTTCTTCGGCCTCGGCTCCGACGGCACCGTCGGCGCCAACAAGAACTCCATCAAGATCATCGGCGAGCGGACCGACAACAACGCCCAGGCCTACTTCGTCTATGACTCCAAGAAGGCGGGAACCATCACCACCTCCCACCTCCGCTTCGGGAAGAAGGCGATCCGCTCCCCGTACCTGGTGGACCAGGCCGACTTCGTGGCCTGCCACAACTTCTCCTTCCTGGAGAAGTACGACATGCTCTCCAAGGCCAAGGAAGGGGCCACCTTCCTCCTCTGCTCCCCCTTCGACAAGGACGAGGTGTGGGATCGGATGCCGGTGGAGGTGCAGCAGCAGATCATCGACAAGAAGCTGAAGCTCTATGTCATCAACGCCATCAAGGTGGCCGAGGAGCTCGGGCTCGGCGCCCGTATCAACGTCATCATGCAGACGGCGTTCTTCAGGATTTCCGGCATCATCCCGCTGGAGACCGCTCTCGACTCCATCAAGGACGCCATCAAGAAGTCCTACGGCAAGGCGGGCGAGAAGGTGGTGGAGATGAACAACAAGGCGGTGGATGCCGCTCTGGAGAACATCTTCGAAGTCGCCGTGCCGGCAGCGGCCACCAGCGCCCTGAAGAAGCCCCCCGTGGTCGGCGCCCACGCCCCGGAGTTCGTGAAGGACGTGACCGCCACCATCATCGCCGGCTACGGCGATGACGTGCCGGTCTCCAAGATGCCGGCCGACGGCACCTTCCCCACTGCCACTTCCCAGTACGAGAAGCGCAACATCGCCGTGGAGATCCCGGTGTGGGACGAGAGCCTCTGCATCCAGTGCGGCATCTGTTCCTTCGTCTGTCCCCACGCCACCATCCGGATGAAGGCCTACGACCCCGCCTCCCTGGCCAAGGCTCCTGCCACCTTCAAGGCGGTGGACGCCAAGGGTGCCGAGTACAAGGGGATGAAGTTCTCCCTCCAGGTGGCCCCCGAGGACTGCACCGGCTGCGGCGCCTGCGTCCACAACTGCCCGGCCAAGAGCAAGGAGGACCCGAACCACAAGGCGATCAACATGCAGTTCCAGCCCCCCCTGCGTGAGCAGGAGGCAAAGAACTGGGACTTCTTCCTTACCCTTCCGGAGACCGACCTCGCGCTCCTCAAGCTCGACTCCCTCAAGGGGAGCCAGCTGGTGCGGCCGCTCTTCGAGTTCTCCGGCGCCTGCGCCGGCTGTGGCGAGACCCCGTACCTGAAACTGATGTCGCAGCTCTTCGGCGACCGGGCCCTCATCGCCAACGCCACCGGCTGCACCTCCATCTACGGCGGCAACCTCCCCACCACCCCGTGGGCCAAGCGGGCCGACGGCCGGGGTCCGGCGTGGTCCAACTCCCTCTTCGAGGACAACGCCGAGTTCGGCTTCGGCATGCGTCTCACGGTGGACAAGTTCAACGAGCAGGCGCTGGAACTCCTGGATCAACTCCTTGAGTGCGGCTGTAAGTCGTGCGATTCCTTCCGCGGGGTCATGGCCGAGATCAAGACGGCCGACCAGTCGACCCAGGCAGGGGTCGAGGCGCAGCGGGAGCGGGTTGCCGGCCTGAAGAAGGCGCTGGCCGACTGCCCCGAGCCGGCAGCCAAGCGGCTCCTCACCCTGGCCGACTACCTGGTGAAGAAGTCGGTCTGGTGCATCGGCGGTGACGGCTGGGCCTACGACATCGGGTACGGCGGCCTCGACCACGTCATCGCCTCGGGGCGCAACGTGAACCTGCTGGTCCTCGACACCGAGGTCTACTCCAACACCGGCGGCCAGGCCTCCAAGTCGACCCCCCTCGGTGCGGTGGCCCAGTTCGCCGCCGGCGGCAAGGCGATGCCCAAGAAGGACCTCGGGATGATCGCCATGGCCTATGGCACCGTCTACGTGGCCAAGGTATCGCTGGCCAACCCGGCCCAGTGCATCAAGGCGTTCCTGGAGGCGGAGGCCTTCGACGGGCCGTCGCTCATCATCGCCTATGCCCACTGCATCGCCCACGGCATCAACATGACCACCGCCGTCGACGAGCAGAAGAAGGCGGTTTCTTCCGGGCACTGGACCCTGTTCCGCTACAACCCCGATCTTGCCTGCAAGGGACAGAATCCGCTCCAGCTCGACAGCAAGGCGCCGAGCATCTCGTTTGAAGAGTACGCCCTCAGCGAGAACCGCTACCGGGTGCTCAAGAAGTCCAATCCGAAGGCCGCTGCCGCCCTCATGGCCCAGGCGAGCGAGTGGAATGCCCGCCGTTTCGAGCTCTACGAGAAGATGGCTCAGATGACCTTCTCGGTCTGCCCGGCGGAAAAGAAGTAA
- a CDS encoding GTP-binding protein, giving the protein MSFINYASREINCKIVYYGPGLCGKTTNLQYVYQMTAPEAKGKMISLATETERTLFFDFLPLALGEIRGFKTRFHLYTVPGQVFYDASRKLILKGVDGVVFVADSQEERMDANIESLENLRFNLKEQGYDLDKLPYVVQYNKRDLPGVLAVDELRRELNPTGVPDFDACAATGEGVFETLKAVAKLILIDLKKGR; this is encoded by the coding sequence ATGTCTTTCATTAACTATGCGTCGCGCGAGATCAACTGCAAGATCGTCTACTACGGGCCGGGCCTCTGCGGCAAGACGACCAATCTCCAGTATGTCTACCAGATGACCGCTCCCGAGGCGAAGGGGAAGATGATCAGCCTCGCCACGGAGACGGAGCGGACCCTCTTCTTCGACTTCCTGCCGTTGGCCCTCGGCGAAATCCGTGGCTTCAAGACCCGTTTCCACCTCTACACCGTCCCCGGCCAGGTATTCTACGACGCCTCCCGGAAGCTGATCCTCAAGGGGGTCGACGGCGTGGTCTTCGTGGCTGACTCCCAGGAAGAGCGGATGGACGCCAACATCGAGTCCCTCGAAAACCTCCGGTTCAACCTGAAGGAGCAGGGGTACGACCTCGACAAGCTCCCCTACGTGGTCCAGTACAACAAGCGGGACCTCCCCGGCGTGCTGGCGGTGGATGAGCTGCGGCGGGAGCTGAATCCCACGGGGGTCCCCGACTTCGACGCCTGTGCCGCCACGGGGGAAGGGGTTTTTGAGACCCTGAAAGCAGTGGCGAAACTGATCCTCATCGACCTGAAAAAGGGGAGATGA
- a CDS encoding SelB domain-containing protein, which produces MTGTLLAGEIRVGDEVELLPSGRQARVRGVQTHGRKGESATAGQRVAVNLQGVEHGEVARGDIVVPRGVYRTTRAVDARLDYLPSAPKELRHRATLRLHSATYEVPAQVILLDRDLLPPGESAFVQLRLKSPVLLLPGDPFVLRSYSPAATVGGGRVLDPMPPRHRRRSAEALELLGALGGGSDTEKVRELVAGSLLSGVALEEIAVRSGVAAKRCDAALAALLSAGEVVQAVREPRIFLSRTSFGALKELLLGEVEGYLRDNTLKDGIGKEELKTRLPRRSDPRFFGPLLQALEREGKVVVDRELVKLPGRKGAATVDQAGFQARIETALTRGGAEPPTVKELCEALRCGEKDLLEHLAVLVRGGRAKKVKGDLFYAPEPLAALREQLVALLREKGEITPPEFREITGLSRKFMIPLLEYFDQEKVTIRVGDKRVLRKG; this is translated from the coding sequence GTGACCGGCACCCTGCTGGCGGGGGAGATCCGGGTCGGTGACGAGGTGGAGCTCCTGCCGTCGGGGCGCCAGGCCCGGGTGCGGGGGGTCCAGACCCACGGCAGGAAGGGGGAGTCCGCCACTGCGGGGCAGCGGGTGGCGGTGAACCTCCAGGGGGTGGAGCATGGGGAGGTGGCGCGCGGCGATATCGTCGTTCCCCGGGGGGTATACCGCACCACCCGCGCCGTGGATGCCCGCCTCGACTACCTCCCCTCGGCGCCGAAGGAGCTCCGGCACCGGGCGACCCTGCGCCTCCATTCGGCCACCTACGAGGTTCCCGCCCAGGTGATACTCCTCGACCGCGACCTCCTCCCGCCGGGGGAATCGGCCTTTGTCCAGCTCCGCCTCAAGTCGCCGGTGCTCCTCCTCCCCGGCGACCCCTTTGTCCTGCGCTCCTATTCCCCTGCGGCAACCGTCGGCGGCGGGCGGGTCCTCGACCCGATGCCTCCCCGGCACCGGCGTCGCTCCGCCGAGGCGCTGGAGCTCCTCGGTGCCCTGGGGGGGGGGAGCGATACGGAGAAGGTGCGCGAGCTCGTGGCGGGAAGCCTCCTCTCCGGCGTGGCGCTGGAAGAGATCGCGGTCCGGAGCGGGGTTGCCGCCAAACGGTGCGACGCTGCCCTTGCCGCCCTGCTTTCCGCCGGCGAGGTGGTCCAGGCGGTGCGCGAGCCACGCATCTTCCTCTCCCGCACCTCCTTCGGGGCGCTGAAGGAGCTCCTGCTCGGCGAGGTGGAAGGGTATCTGCGGGACAACACCCTCAAGGACGGCATCGGGAAGGAAGAGCTCAAGACCCGTCTCCCCCGGCGGAGCGATCCACGGTTTTTCGGTCCGCTCCTCCAGGCCCTGGAACGGGAGGGGAAGGTGGTGGTCGATCGGGAGCTCGTCAAGCTCCCCGGCCGGAAGGGAGCTGCAACCGTCGACCAGGCGGGGTTCCAGGCGCGGATTGAAACGGCCCTGACGCGGGGGGGGGCGGAGCCCCCGACGGTGAAGGAGCTGTGCGAGGCGCTTCGCTGTGGCGAAAAGGACCTTCTGGAGCACCTGGCCGTCCTGGTGCGGGGGGGGAGGGCAAAGAAGGTGAAGGGGGATCTCTTCTATGCCCCGGAGCCACTGGCGGCGCTGCGGGAGCAGCTCGTCGCCCTCCTGAGGGAGAAGGGGGAGATCACCCCCCCCGAGTTCCGGGAGATCACGGGGCTTTCCCGCAAGTTCATGATTCCGCTGCTCGAGTATTTCGACCAGGAAAAGGTGACGATCCGCGTCGGAGACAAGCGGGTGCTCAGGAAAGGGTAA
- a CDS encoding GTP-binding protein, protein MKHLILGTAGHIDHGKTSLVRALTGIDTDRLPEEKKRGITIELGFAHLELPGGIQFGIVDVPGHERFVRTMVAGVGGMDLVMLVIAADEGVMPQTREHLEICQLLGVSRGVVALTKSDMVDPEWLGLVAEEVREYLAGSFLAGAPVVPVSSRTGAGLDELRGELARLGPRPRSGRGRGRFGSPSTGSSPLPVSAPS, encoded by the coding sequence ATGAAACATCTCATTCTCGGTACCGCCGGCCATATCGACCATGGCAAGACCTCCCTCGTCCGGGCCCTGACCGGCATCGACACCGACCGGCTCCCGGAGGAGAAGAAGCGCGGCATCACCATCGAACTCGGCTTTGCCCATCTGGAGCTGCCGGGAGGGATCCAGTTCGGCATCGTCGACGTGCCGGGGCACGAGCGCTTTGTCCGGACCATGGTGGCGGGGGTGGGGGGGATGGATCTCGTGATGCTCGTCATTGCCGCCGACGAGGGGGTGATGCCCCAGACCCGCGAACATCTGGAGATCTGCCAGCTCCTCGGGGTCAGCAGGGGGGTCGTGGCGCTCACCAAGAGCGACATGGTGGACCCCGAGTGGCTCGGCCTCGTGGCCGAGGAGGTGCGGGAGTACCTGGCCGGGAGTTTTCTGGCGGGGGCGCCGGTGGTGCCGGTGTCGTCCCGGACCGGCGCGGGGCTGGACGAACTGCGGGGGGAGCTGGCGCGGCTGGGGCCGAGGCCGAGGAGCGGAAGGGGGAGGGGCCGTTTCGGCTCCCCATCGACCGGGTCTTCACCGTTACCGGTTTCGGCACCGTCGTGA